The proteins below come from a single Triticum aestivum cultivar Chinese Spring chromosome 5D, IWGSC CS RefSeq v2.1, whole genome shotgun sequence genomic window:
- the LOC123123893 gene encoding DNA-directed RNA polymerase II subunit RPB1 isoform X1 encodes MRGGRSGGGGGGGLRNPCLTMHQPWASLLVHGIKRVEGRSWPSPVTGRLWIHAASKVPDPDTVAAMEDFYREIYAVDGVHHIDFPQHYPVSRLLGCVEVVGCVRSEELVCWEDVPQSVRLEGLTDFCWLCENPQKLVVPFEMRGYQGVYNLERRVYEGAARGLSPVQGPLPVKFPLPDPRNPLSLKPGSLNFDSSKSALVKTESVSAAIAGARAAANQYSRKGGSAATSSEIQTRGKSRENHADGSSGSGALPSVVQNSPSHSLNQDPSPVVQNSSSHPQNQDRSPVVHNSSSHRQNQDPSPVVQNSSSHSVNENPSPVFQNSPSYLQTRNPQYIAQSSPSYSQTRNSQYIVQRSPSYSQTQNPQYMVQSSPSYSQTQNPRYMVQSSPSYSQNTPSYLQNQSQSSNIQSTPFYFHDQNQSSSVHNSPSYFHLQNQSSTVHSSPSYSHNQNPPSNVQNHPSHLQNHNPSPVAHNSPSFLQHQNAEPRRSPRLQGGAPHRLVAAALRDLKQSSLRESGEQSSAPRS; translated from the exons ATGCGCGGCGGGCGCtcggggggaggcggcggcggggggctgcGGAACCCCTGCCTGACGATGCACCAGCCGTGGGCGTCGCTGCTGGTGCACGGCATCAAGCGCGTGGAGGGCCGCTCCTGGCCGTCGCCCGTCACCGGCCGCCTCTGGATCCACGCCGCCTCCAAGGTGCCCgaccccgacaccgtcgccgccatGGAGGACTTCTACCGGGAGATCTACGCCGTCGACGGCGTCCACCACATCGACTTCCCCCAGCACTACCCCGTCTCCCGCCTCCTCG GGTGCGTCGAGGTGGTCGGCTGCGTGAGGTCCGAGGAGCTGGTCTGCTGGGAGGATGTGCCTCAATCA GTCAGGCTTGAAGGCTTGACAGACTTCTGCTGGCTTTGCGAGAATCCACAG AAGTTGGTGGTTCCGTTCGAGATGCGCGGTTACCAGGGTGTGTACAATTTGGAAAGAAGG GTCTATGAGGGAGCGGCCAGGGGTCTTTCGCCTGTTCAAGGTCCGCTGCCGGTCAAGTTCCCGCTTCCAGATCCCAGAAACCCCTTGTCTCTCAAGCCAGGATCTCTTAATTTCGACTCTTCAAAGTCCGCCCTGGTCAAAACTGAGAGTGTTTCTGCAGCGATAGCCGGGGCTAGAGCTGCCGCGAATCAGTATTCGAGGAAGGGTGGTAGTGCTGCCACTAGCAGCGAGATTCAAACTCGAGGGAAATCGAGGGAGAATCATGCCGATGGCAGTTCAGGGAGTGGTGCTCTGCCGTCTGTTGTCCAGAACAGTCCATCCCATTCACTAAACCAGGATCCATCGCCTGTTGTCCAGAACAGTTCATCCCACCCGCAAAACCAGGATAGATCGCCTGTTGTCCATAACAGTTCATCCCATCGGCAAAACCAGGACCCATCTCCTGTTGTCCAGAACAGTTCATCCCATTCGGTAAATGAGAATCCATCGCCTGTTTTCCAGAACAGTCCATCATACTTGCAAACTCGGAATCCTCAGTATATTGCTCAGAGCAGTCCATCCTACTCGCAGACTCGGAATTCTCAGTATATTGTTCAGAGGAGTCCATCCTACTCGCAAACTCAGAATCCTCAGTATATGGTTCAGAGCAGTCCATCCTATTCGCAAACTCAGAATCCTCGGTATATGGTTCAGAGCAGTCCATCCTATTCGCAGAACACTCCATCCTATTTGCAGAACCAGAGTCAATCGTCCAATATCCAGAGCACTCCATTCTATTTCCATGACCAGAATCAATCGTCCAGTGTCCACAACAGTCCATCCTATTTCCATCTTCAGAATCAATCTTCCACTGTCCACAGCAGTCCATCCTATTCTCATAACCAGAATCCACCATCCAATGTCCAGAACCACCCATCCCATCTGCAAAACCATAACCCATCTCCCGTTGCCCATAACAGTCCATCATTTTTGCAACACCAGAACGCCGAGCCTCGGAGAAGTCCCAGACTACAGGGTGGAGCTCCCCACAGG CTTGTTGCAGCTGCGCTGAGAGACCTGAAGCAATCAAGCTTGCGCGAGAGCGGGGAGCAGTCGTCAGCTCCCAGAAGCTGA
- the LOC123123894 gene encoding mitogen-activated protein kinase kinase 3: MSGLEELKKKLQPLLFDDSDKGGVSTRVPFPEDTCDSYVVSDGGTINLLSRSFGEYNINEHGFHKRSTGPEEPDTGEKAYRCASEDMHIFGPIGNGASSVVQRAIFIPVHRILALKKINIFEKEKRQQILNEMRTLCEASCYPGLVEFQGAFYMPDSGQISIALEYMDGGSLADVIRVKKSIPEPVLAHMLLKVLLGLKYLHEVRHLVHRDLKPANILVNLKGEAKITDFGVSAGLDNTMAMCATFVGTVTYMSPERIRNENYSYAADIWSLGLTILECATGKFPYNVNEGPANLMLQILDDPSPAPPEDAYTPEFCSFINDCLRKYADARPTCEQLLSHPFIKRYEQTGVDLAAYVRGVVNPTERLKQIAEMLAVHYYLLFNGSEGPWDHMKTFYREESSFSFSGNVYVGQSAIFDTLSNIRKKLKGDRPREKIVHVVEKLHCRANGETEIAIRVSGSFITGNQFLISGEGLQAEGMPSLDEINIDIPSKRVGQFREQFTVLPGTSMGCYYIAKQDLYIVQS; the protein is encoded by the exons ATGTCGGGGCTAGAGGAGTTAAAGAAGAAGCTGCAGCCCTTGCTGTTCGACGACTCGGACAAGGGCGGCGTCAGCACCCGAGTTCCCTTCCCGGAGGACACATGCGATTCCTATGTG GTGTCTGATGGTGGAACAATAAATTTACTGAGTAGATCGTTTGGTGAGTATAACATCAATGAGCATGGCTTTCATAAGCGAAGTACTGGGCCAGAAGAGCCAGATACCGGTGAGAAGGCATACCGATGTGCATCTGAAGACATGCATATATTTGGTCCCATTGGAAACGGAGCAAGCAGCGTTGTTCAGAGAGCTATTTTCATACCAGTTCATCGAATTCTGGCCTTGAAGAAGATAAACATATTTGAGAAG GAGAAAAGGCAACAAATTCTTAATGAGATGAGAACGTTATGTGAAGCAAGTTGCTATCCTGGTTTAGTTGAATTCCAGGGTGCATTTTACATGCCCGATTCTGGACAAATAAGCATTGCCCTTGAATACATGGATGGTGGCTCTTTAGCAGACGTTATAAGAGTCAAGAAATCAATACCAGAGCCAGTTCTTGCGCATATGCTACTGAAAGTATTACTT GGCCTGAAGTACTTGCATGAAGTAAGACATCTAGTGCATAGAGATCTAAAGCCAGCGAATATACTGGTAAACCTCAAGGGAGAGGCAAAAATTACAGACTTTGGTGTAAGTGCTGGTTTGGACAATACAATGGCTATG TGTGCTACCTTTGTAGGAACCGTGACATATATGTCACCTGAGAGAATTCGTAATGAGAACTACTCTTATGCTGCTGATATTTGGAGTCTTGGACTAACGATATTGGAGTGTGCTACTGGTAAATTTCCATATAATGTCAATGAAGGCCCAGCCAATCTCATGCTGCAG ATACTCGATGATCCATCACCAGCACCACCAGAAGATGCCTATACACCAGAATTTTGTTCCTTCATAAATGATTGCTTGCGGAAATATGCTGATGCAAGGCCTACATGCGAGCAG CTTTTGTCACACCCATTCATCAAGAGGTATGAGCAAACTGGTGTGGACTTGGCAGCATATGTCAGGGGTGTTGTTAACCCAACAGAAAGATTGAAGCAAATAGCGGAG ATGCTTGCTGTTCATTATTACCTCCTGTTTAATGGCTCTGAAGGACCTTGGGATCATATGAAGACATTCTACAGGGAAGAATCATCTTTCAG TTTTTCAGGGAATGTGTATGTCGGACAAAGTGCCATATTTGATACTTTATCAAATATAAGGAAGAAGTTAAAAGGTGATCGGCCTAGagaaaaaattgttcatgttgttGAGAAGCTGCATTGTCGTGCGAATGGGGAAACAGAAATCGCTATCCGTGTGTCTGGATCATTCATCACGGGCAACCAATTCCTAATATCTGGTGAAGGGTTGCAAGCTGAAGGGATGCCCAGCCTGGACGAAATCAATATCGACATTCCAAGCAAGCGGGTAGGCCAGTTCCGGGAGCAGTTTACCGTGCTTCCAGGGACTTCCATGGGATGCTACTACATAGCAAAGCAAGACCTCTACATCGTCCAGTCCTGA
- the LOC123123893 gene encoding DNA-directed RNA polymerase II subunit RPB1 isoform X2 gives MRGGRSGGGGGGGLRNPCLTMHQPWASLLVHGIKRVEGRSWPSPVTGRLWIHAASKVPDPDTVAAMEDFYREIYAVDGVHHIDFPQHYPVSRLLGCVEVVGCVRSEELVCWEDVPQSVRLEGLTDFCWLCENPQKLVVPFEMRGYQGVYNLERRVYEGAARGLSPVQGPLPVKFPLPDPRNPLSLKPGSLNFDSSKSALVKTESVSAAIAGARAAANQYSRKGGSAATSSEIQTRGKSRENHADGSSGSGALPSVVQNSPSHSLNQDPSPVVQNSSSHPQNQDRSPVVHNSSSHRQNQDPSPVVQNSSSHSVNENPSPVFQNSPSYLQTRNPQYIAQSSPSYSQTRNSQYIVQRSPSYSQTQNPQYMVQSSPSYSQTQNPRYMVQSSPSYSQNTPSYLQNQSQSSNIQSTPFYFHDQNQSSSVHNSPSYFHLQNQSSTVHSSPSYSHNQNPPSNVQNHPSHLQNHNPSPVAHNSPSFLQHQNAEPRRSPRLQGGAPHRLR, from the exons ATGCGCGGCGGGCGCtcggggggaggcggcggcggggggctgcGGAACCCCTGCCTGACGATGCACCAGCCGTGGGCGTCGCTGCTGGTGCACGGCATCAAGCGCGTGGAGGGCCGCTCCTGGCCGTCGCCCGTCACCGGCCGCCTCTGGATCCACGCCGCCTCCAAGGTGCCCgaccccgacaccgtcgccgccatGGAGGACTTCTACCGGGAGATCTACGCCGTCGACGGCGTCCACCACATCGACTTCCCCCAGCACTACCCCGTCTCCCGCCTCCTCG GGTGCGTCGAGGTGGTCGGCTGCGTGAGGTCCGAGGAGCTGGTCTGCTGGGAGGATGTGCCTCAATCA GTCAGGCTTGAAGGCTTGACAGACTTCTGCTGGCTTTGCGAGAATCCACAG AAGTTGGTGGTTCCGTTCGAGATGCGCGGTTACCAGGGTGTGTACAATTTGGAAAGAAGG GTCTATGAGGGAGCGGCCAGGGGTCTTTCGCCTGTTCAAGGTCCGCTGCCGGTCAAGTTCCCGCTTCCAGATCCCAGAAACCCCTTGTCTCTCAAGCCAGGATCTCTTAATTTCGACTCTTCAAAGTCCGCCCTGGTCAAAACTGAGAGTGTTTCTGCAGCGATAGCCGGGGCTAGAGCTGCCGCGAATCAGTATTCGAGGAAGGGTGGTAGTGCTGCCACTAGCAGCGAGATTCAAACTCGAGGGAAATCGAGGGAGAATCATGCCGATGGCAGTTCAGGGAGTGGTGCTCTGCCGTCTGTTGTCCAGAACAGTCCATCCCATTCACTAAACCAGGATCCATCGCCTGTTGTCCAGAACAGTTCATCCCACCCGCAAAACCAGGATAGATCGCCTGTTGTCCATAACAGTTCATCCCATCGGCAAAACCAGGACCCATCTCCTGTTGTCCAGAACAGTTCATCCCATTCGGTAAATGAGAATCCATCGCCTGTTTTCCAGAACAGTCCATCATACTTGCAAACTCGGAATCCTCAGTATATTGCTCAGAGCAGTCCATCCTACTCGCAGACTCGGAATTCTCAGTATATTGTTCAGAGGAGTCCATCCTACTCGCAAACTCAGAATCCTCAGTATATGGTTCAGAGCAGTCCATCCTATTCGCAAACTCAGAATCCTCGGTATATGGTTCAGAGCAGTCCATCCTATTCGCAGAACACTCCATCCTATTTGCAGAACCAGAGTCAATCGTCCAATATCCAGAGCACTCCATTCTATTTCCATGACCAGAATCAATCGTCCAGTGTCCACAACAGTCCATCCTATTTCCATCTTCAGAATCAATCTTCCACTGTCCACAGCAGTCCATCCTATTCTCATAACCAGAATCCACCATCCAATGTCCAGAACCACCCATCCCATCTGCAAAACCATAACCCATCTCCCGTTGCCCATAACAGTCCATCATTTTTGCAACACCAGAACGCCGAGCCTCGGAGAAGTCCCAGACTACAGGGTGGAGCTCCCCACAGG CTGCGCTGA